A genome region from Brassica oleracea var. oleracea cultivar TO1000 chromosome C2, BOL, whole genome shotgun sequence includes the following:
- the LOC106323889 gene encoding probable polygalacturonase At3g15720, with translation MKYGAVGDGISDDTSALQKAWDSACNGSSKIGSVYVPAGKVFLLSSLHFTGPCKLKPLIFTIDGEMKAQSDPNKWQKGENGIIPWLIFDRVEGLVLSGRGLLDGQGKGWWDIHCRDHPGPMMTFSNCRNVILKSLRFRNSAQSHILVMGSQNVHIKDVKIKSPEISPNTDGVHITSSSDVSITHSDFATGDDCVSIGDQVHNLSVTFVNCGPGHGVSVGSLGRGGTEVEVEDIRVAHVNFTGTTNGARIKTWPGGTGYVRGIEFFDIRFSNVQNPIIIDQFYGCAPNCVQTEKAVHIEKVKYMKMSGTSRTEVAMKLKCSGKNACSNVFMRDIDLSPASGIGSVSSLCSFVQGATQGTIRPSSCIQ, from the exons ATGAAATATGGAGCTGTCGGGGATGGAATTTCAGATGATACATCT GCGTTACAAAAGGCGTGGGACAGTGCTTGTAACGGAAGCTCCAAAATTGGAAGTGTATATGTACCGGCAGGGAAGGTGTTCCTGCTTAGCTCTCTTCACTTCACGGGTCCTTGCAAACTCAAACCTCTGATTTTCACG ATAGATGGAGAGATGAAAGCGCAGAGTGATCCAAACAAGTGGCAAAAAGGAGAGAACGGGATAATACCATGGCTCATATTCGATCGAGTGGAGGGACTTGTACTATCTGGACGTGGCTTGTTGGACGGCCAAGGCAAAGGATGGTGGGACATTCATTGTAGAGACCATCCCGGACCT ATGATGACATTCAGCAATTGCAGAAATGTAATATTGAAGAGTTTGAGATTTAGAAATAGTGCACAATCACATATTCTTGTGATGGGAAGCCAAAATGTGCATATCAAAGACGTCAAAATAAAATCTCCGGAGATTAGTCCTAACACCGACGGTGTCCACATCACATCTTCATCTGACGTTTCTATTACTCATTCCGACTTCGCCACTG GTGATGATTGTGTGTCGATAGGAGATCAAGTGCATAATTTGAGTGTTACCTTTGTCAACTGTGGACCTGGTCATGGTGTGAG CGTTGGGAGTTTAGGTAGAGGAGGAACAGAGGTAGAAGTGGAAGACATACGTGTGGCGCACGTTAACTTCACAGGAACGACTAACGGAGCCCGAATCAAGACCTGGCCTGGAGGAACTGGGTACGTCCGTGGAATAGAATTCTTTGACATTCGTTTCTCCAACGTTCAAAACCCCATCATCATTGATCAGTTCTATGGTTGTGCTCCTAATTGCGTTCAGACT GAAAAGGCAGTTCACATAGAGAAAGTGAAATATATGAAGATGAGTGGAACGTCGAGGACAGAGGTGGCAATGAAGCTCAAGTGTTCAGGGAAGAATGCATGTTCCAACGTTTTCATGAGAGACATTGACTTGTCTCCAGCCAGTGGCATTGGTTCTGTCTCCTCTCTCTGCAGCTTTGTTCAAGGCGCAACTCAAGGCACCATTCGACCTTCCTCCTGTATCCAGTGA
- the LOC106326643 gene encoding EPIDERMAL PATTERNING FACTOR-like protein 8: MVTSLKYKRRGFRAAFFIVNIFSSLLYPHCMSGAHDQQLKRKESVIGSEPPACGNKCLNCKPCLPYLFDIHGAHDDDDDREPYYPVKWMCRCQEKIFGPQE, from the exons ATGGTCACGTCGCTAAAATATAAACGACGTGGTTTTAGAGCTGCATTTTTCATTGTTAACATCTTCTCTTCACTCCTATATCCACACTGCATGTCTG GCGCTCATGATCAACAACTAAAGAGGAAGGAATCGGTTATTGGTTCAGAGCCTCCCGCGTGTGGAAACAAGTGCCTGAATTGCAAGCCTTGCCTTCCTTATCTATTTGACATTCATGGTGCTCATGATGATGATGATGATCGTGAACCATACTATCCGGTAAAGTGGATGTGTAGATGCCAGGAAAAGATATTTGGACCTCAAGAATAG